From a single Sulfolobus sp. E5-1-F genomic region:
- the cas4a gene encoding type I-A CRISPR-associated protein Cas4/Csa1, protein MRSQIIRQLRRLHSYRASDPIEEELRGWNYHMPPIKPRRYLGLSMSDVAYRYCETKRDVYLRKVLKVQGEQRASLLLGQAIHEIVRNVSNEVIKLLSSGYKPWNVLETLFRSNKIVRNVCPQQFIKYCEEVYKAYALDLLSDFSDSTSFVPVISEFKVDGSPLGLSSRLSVDAIMQLSLVVEMKVGSSQEFHRLALAGYGMALESALELPIDFGALIYVNGVTINSPEFKVEVFYISPDIRKEFLDARDEVIDMVSQEKDPGMPVSCSPSCPFLNYCNNKR, encoded by the coding sequence ATGAGGTCCCAGATAATTAGACAGTTACGAAGGCTCCACTCATATAGGGCCTCGGACCCTATTGAGGAGGAGCTTAGAGGGTGGAACTATCACATGCCCCCAATTAAGCCTAGACGTTATTTGGGCCTCTCTATGTCTGATGTTGCTTATAGATACTGTGAGACTAAGAGGGATGTGTACTTAAGGAAGGTCTTAAAAGTGCAAGGGGAACAAAGAGCTTCGCTACTATTAGGCCAAGCAATTCACGAGATAGTTAGGAACGTATCAAACGAGGTCATTAAACTCCTTTCTTCTGGTTATAAACCATGGAACGTCCTAGAAACTCTGTTTAGGAGCAACAAGATTGTTAGGAACGTATGTCCCCAACAGTTCATTAAGTACTGTGAAGAGGTTTACAAAGCTTATGCTTTGGATCTTTTGAGTGACTTCTCAGATTCCACATCATTTGTACCGGTGATCAGCGAATTCAAAGTAGATGGTAGTCCCTTGGGTTTATCCTCTAGGTTGTCAGTTGACGCAATAATGCAACTCTCCTTGGTTGTGGAAATGAAGGTTGGGAGTTCTCAAGAGTTTCATAGATTGGCTCTAGCTGGATACGGTATGGCTTTGGAGAGCGCTCTAGAGCTTCCAATTGACTTCGGTGCTCTAATCTACGTTAACGGAGTCACCATTAACTCCCCGGAATTTAAGGTTGAAGTATTTTACATTTCCCCAGATATTAGGAAGGAGTTCTTAGACGCTAGGGATGAGGTCATTGACATGGTAAGTCAAGAGAAGGATCCTGGTATGCCGGTCTCGTGCTCTCCCTCTTGTCCTTTCCTAAACTATTGTAATAATAAGAGGTGA
- the cas1 gene encoding CRISPR-associated endonuclease Cas1 has product MRTLVISEYGAYVYVKRNMLVIKKGDKKVEISPSEVDEILITASCSISTTALSLALTHGISVMFLNSRDTPWGILLPSIVTETVKTKKAQYECVVVKKDIKYGEEMISSKIFNQSVHLKYWARITGSKNDYKELLGKDEPTAARIYWQNISHLLPKDIGFDGRDVDGVDQFNIALNYSYAILYSIVFKYLVIAGLDPYLGFIHKDRPGKESLVYDFSEMFKPYIDFLLVRALRSGFRLKVKEGLIEESSRGNLAKLIRKGMEENVKEESDHNPKTLIQAIRAHAVKLASSIREGREYKGFRLVM; this is encoded by the coding sequence ATGAGAACGTTAGTCATATCTGAATACGGAGCTTACGTTTACGTTAAGAGGAACATGTTAGTGATTAAGAAAGGGGATAAGAAGGTCGAAATTTCGCCCTCTGAGGTTGATGAAATATTGATAACAGCATCTTGTTCGATTTCAACTACTGCCTTATCTCTAGCCTTAACTCACGGTATAAGTGTAATGTTCTTGAACTCAAGGGATACGCCTTGGGGAATACTATTACCTTCTATTGTAACTGAAACTGTTAAGACTAAGAAGGCACAGTACGAGTGTGTTGTGGTGAAGAAGGACATTAAATACGGGGAGGAGATGATAAGTTCTAAGATTTTCAATCAGAGTGTTCACTTAAAGTACTGGGCTAGAATTACTGGAAGTAAGAACGATTATAAGGAGTTGTTAGGGAAGGATGAGCCAACTGCTGCTAGAATATATTGGCAGAATATATCTCACCTACTACCTAAGGATATTGGATTTGACGGTAGGGATGTAGATGGGGTTGATCAGTTCAATATTGCTTTGAACTACTCTTACGCTATACTTTACAGCATCGTCTTCAAATACCTAGTTATAGCTGGGTTGGATCCCTATTTAGGTTTTATACACAAGGATAGACCAGGGAAGGAGAGTTTAGTATATGATTTCTCAGAAATGTTTAAACCATATATTGATTTCCTATTGGTTAGAGCTTTAAGAAGTGGTTTTAGGTTAAAGGTTAAGGAAGGTTTAATTGAGGAGAGTAGTAGGGGAAATTTGGCTAAGTTAATAAGGAAAGGTATGGAGGAGAACGTTAAGGAGGAAAGTGATCATAATCCTAAGACGTTAATTCAAGCGATTAGGGCTCACGCTGTGAAGTTAGCGTCAAGCATTAGGGAAGGAAGGGAATATAAGGGATTTAGGTTGGTGATGTGA
- a CDS encoding TM1812 family CRISPR-associated protein: MVVYVSTYGDPSGWSEVNYWTNYEETPKRSFTTVATYEKGSKIIIIVQDSVLTPTSNPVRNKVANSCFQKILGNNLSDNIKSYSDWIGAVENYIKCIVGEVVADNNQRLSVIVIPAIGKIGNYEYGKIRLKDKKKDNLPSYIYSSIVETLLVQRLYEELRDVNDDEVILDTTHGVNYLPALVLRVLYNLTSLLDLKFKVINYIPTVFQKEYTYIEISKYEGKRTFDLSQIREGKYKDNERKRLLIKSLRYNAPLLAIEICRKEERKDYYRELVGAVSIENNTITINEKFEPDPAWIDVIYDYACSNVKGNTKEDVEQFSEKVFTKFSPISYIIINRELNIIYTLSKKMNVGETKLYSELYARESKFEDEEKRDDKEGLKRNFIAHAGLLNEYVVVKKEENNKIRIDYAHDKIGELLKEVFDENPDIAKELKTFEERKKLE; the protein is encoded by the coding sequence ATGGTAGTTTACGTTTCAACTTATGGAGACCCATCTGGATGGAGTGAGGTAAATTACTGGACAAATTACGAAGAAACTCCTAAGAGGAGCTTTACCACTGTTGCCACTTACGAGAAAGGGTCGAAAATAATCATCATAGTTCAAGATTCTGTGCTCACTCCTACTTCCAATCCTGTAAGAAATAAGGTTGCGAATAGTTGTTTTCAAAAGATATTAGGTAATAATTTGAGTGATAATATTAAGAGTTACAGCGATTGGATTGGTGCGGTGGAAAATTACATAAAATGTATCGTAGGCGAAGTGGTTGCAGATAATAATCAAAGGTTGAGTGTGATAGTTATCCCCGCAATAGGAAAGATTGGTAATTATGAGTACGGTAAGATTAGACTTAAAGATAAAAAGAAGGATAATTTACCCTCATATATTTATTCATCTATTGTTGAAACTCTCCTAGTTCAAAGACTTTATGAGGAGTTAAGAGACGTTAATGACGATGAGGTAATATTAGACACTACTCACGGAGTGAATTATTTACCGGCATTGGTATTGCGTGTATTATATAACTTAACCTCCTTACTCGATTTAAAGTTTAAGGTAATTAACTATATACCAACTGTGTTTCAGAAAGAGTACACTTACATTGAAATATCTAAGTATGAAGGGAAGAGAACTTTTGATCTAAGTCAAATTAGAGAGGGTAAGTATAAGGATAATGAGAGGAAGAGGCTTTTAATTAAGTCATTAAGGTATAATGCACCACTACTTGCTATTGAAATTTGTAGAAAAGAGGAAAGGAAGGACTATTATAGGGAATTGGTAGGAGCTGTTTCGATAGAGAATAATACCATAACGATAAATGAGAAGTTTGAGCCAGATCCAGCCTGGATTGATGTAATCTACGATTACGCATGCAGTAATGTGAAGGGGAATACGAAAGAAGATGTTGAGCAATTTAGTGAGAAAGTGTTTACCAAGTTTTCTCCTATATCTTATATCATCATTAATAGGGAGTTGAACATAATTTATACGCTTTCAAAGAAGATGAACGTTGGTGAGACTAAGTTATATTCGGAACTTTACGCTAGAGAGTCAAAATTTGAGGATGAGGAGAAGAGGGATGATAAAGAGGGCTTAAAGAGGAATTTCATAGCCCACGCTGGTCTATTAAATGAATATGTGGTTGTGAAGAAGGAAGAAAATAACAAAATACGGATAGATTATGCTCACGATAAGATCGGTGAGTTGTTGAAGGAAGTGTTTGATGAAAATCCAGATATAGCCAAGGAGTTGAAAACGTTTGAAGAAAGGAAAAAACTAGAATAG
- a CDS encoding type I-D CRISPR-associated protein Csc1, whose amino-acid sequence MLYKVTYKLEGILIFSTEVRPMISRGNPMGSYISPLPYIHNYPIIYAINGKSCEAYFVFPSLHESYYEERKHKGEKLNYTTVKEILDNAKKGIGFYPFPLIPKKIVTSSFLMSAESWSYGLLTRSPTKNVFPRLTSYTAFMPESEFVSYLVTDGKFQIPEWIRIGKKRWGIMKINAQPLEIKKVNELQQCVTSFPINVNDAEYFGYKVISYSKLLETPSLEEGIIGWANLEKCLEIVTKYERITLPIPKPFLPEV is encoded by the coding sequence ATGCTCTATAAAGTAACATACAAGTTAGAAGGCATTCTAATTTTTTCTACTGAAGTCAGACCTATGATCAGTAGAGGAAACCCGATGGGCTCTTACATATCCCCGCTACCCTACATTCACAATTATCCAATAATCTACGCAATCAATGGCAAAAGTTGTGAAGCCTACTTCGTTTTCCCCTCATTACACGAAAGCTACTACGAAGAAAGAAAACATAAAGGAGAAAAATTAAACTACACCACAGTTAAGGAAATATTGGATAACGCCAAAAAAGGAATAGGCTTTTATCCCTTTCCCCTAATACCTAAGAAAATAGTCACCTCATCTTTCCTAATGTCGGCAGAATCGTGGAGCTATGGTTTATTAACGAGATCGCCAACTAAGAACGTATTTCCTAGATTAACCAGTTACACTGCATTTATGCCGGAGTCTGAATTTGTAAGCTATCTAGTAACTGATGGCAAATTCCAAATACCGGAATGGATAAGAATAGGCAAAAAAAGATGGGGAATAATGAAAATCAACGCGCAACCATTGGAAATTAAGAAAGTTAATGAATTACAACAATGTGTAACCTCATTCCCTATTAACGTAAATGATGCCGAATATTTCGGTTATAAAGTTATAAGTTACTCCAAATTACTTGAGACTCCTTCCCTTGAGGAAGGAATAATAGGATGGGCTAACTTGGAAAAATGCCTAGAAATAGTTACTAAATACGAAAGAATAACCCTTCCAATACCTAAACCTTTTTTACCTGAGGTATAA
- the csa3 gene encoding CRISPR-associated CARF protein Csa3 produces MKSYFVTMGFNETFLLRLLNETSAQKEDSLVIVVPSPIVSGTNTAIESLRAQISKLNYPLPKVYEIDIVDFNSALSKILDLLLPLPEPIISDLTMGMRMINTLILLGIIVSRKKFTVYVRDEGGGSRVISFNDGIMRALMREYSKEEMKLLNVLHEMEGASVTELAKMLNKSEKTLINKVAELKKYGILIQKGKDRKVELNELGLNVIKLNRSFVSSSRGLGIEENGKEADVSY; encoded by the coding sequence ATGAAGTCATATTTTGTCACCATGGGATTTAATGAAACTTTTCTCCTTAGACTTCTAAACGAAACTTCAGCACAAAAAGAAGACAGTTTGGTAATTGTTGTTCCCTCACCAATTGTCTCCGGGACTAATACTGCAATAGAGAGTTTGAGGGCTCAAATTTCCAAGTTGAATTATCCTCTTCCAAAAGTTTACGAAATAGACATAGTTGACTTCAATTCAGCTCTCTCTAAGATTTTAGATCTTCTTTTGCCTTTACCAGAGCCAATAATAAGTGATCTAACAATGGGAATGAGAATGATAAACACTTTGATTCTCTTAGGGATTATTGTGAGTAGGAAGAAGTTCACAGTTTACGTTAGAGATGAGGGTGGGGGAAGTAGGGTTATTTCATTTAATGATGGCATAATGAGGGCTTTGATGAGGGAATACAGTAAGGAGGAAATGAAGTTACTTAACGTACTCCATGAGATGGAAGGAGCTAGTGTAACTGAACTTGCAAAAATGTTAAATAAGAGCGAGAAGACTTTGATAAACAAGGTAGCTGAGTTAAAGAAATACGGGATTTTAATTCAGAAAGGTAAGGATAGAAAGGTTGAGCTAAATGAGTTGGGGTTGAACGTTATTAAACTAAATAGGAGTTTTGTTAGTAGTAGTAGGGGTCTTGGTATCGAAGAGAATGGAAAGGAAGCTGATGTATCTTATTAG
- a CDS encoding CRISPR-associated protein translates to MYRELLMKSMDILKFTDAIKSAKKTSPQTFIFHSVSVGTLALAICEEIGKVFPDDMKRLQDLYNVDDFRSLCYFSGFFHDWMKLYSVEEEGRFKIQPNAMNNAKELAKQTGIQKSELLIEHLATYAEGHVVNRDEIPLWISVKIADMLMISDITSVTDVFEFAKSGNYRDAIKELEDSYGFHLHYIKSSDRLFVLLASEDIVNKVINGRALISYKDGVVYLTRANDKISLKSIYNIFYSRIHGGTDINKDISEASKRIEECIKLKEEVWTNVNVGKYEVLYNKDGKPKQVNVVFPSKKCNYFEDIVGLLEPNVKLNVALKVISDLKDDIPYAVLAYFLEKFSSKDDEYIRKALNIKDKFPKYINSIGNNVDLYINKLIEALKSRYSSMSSPWDNTLLSFVKKSFTGSDMVDDLPSINVSPKNYCTVCGMPIYEDSVRFKEYNELLKGKTEIWIPRERGLAEIDSIRDSWAICPICNYEAKEMKSEMLPPYIIVSFYPAIPIDLLRSLSFDSSKLYSDFTKEDNKKTRLNPIYNDVMTDKSFKQIYEEAGGDIIRREDVTNSSSKNVKPDYLGSKIVIGLKDVLGERISTRLTKNELNMSLSIVPFISIVYLGAPLFISSNIYDFPLVTRNFTVMSDINYNWVKGDDNYSTLLLLLSYRAKYSALKNYSTKNEFENNLNSMVNEMDLYASVDKSLSIISTGMAVDDKFFSNIKFFARFLNFSLEKVSKMGESFSRSLGIISSILNEVIKDKNPSKHDVIGFLRDGIDIFFKTTIIKEKEDRVNIAASTALNTLQTKYSIGDEMSKRIYPHIRDIFSNLYEIEEKSDRSLAISISNSIVNWLYVLFLYKKSGESS, encoded by the coding sequence ATGTATAGAGAGTTACTTATGAAGTCAATGGATATCCTTAAATTTACTGACGCTATAAAAAGTGCTAAGAAAACTTCTCCACAAACATTTATATTCCATTCTGTATCAGTGGGCACATTAGCATTAGCAATATGTGAGGAAATTGGAAAAGTATTCCCAGATGACATGAAAAGATTACAAGACTTATATAATGTAGATGATTTCAGAAGCTTATGCTACTTTTCAGGTTTCTTTCACGACTGGATGAAACTATATTCTGTAGAAGAAGAGGGAAGGTTCAAAATTCAACCAAATGCTATGAATAACGCAAAGGAACTTGCTAAACAGACCGGAATTCAAAAATCAGAGTTGTTAATAGAGCACTTAGCAACTTATGCAGAAGGTCACGTTGTGAATAGAGATGAAATTCCACTATGGATTTCAGTAAAAATTGCGGATATGCTAATGATAAGCGATATAACGAGCGTTACCGACGTCTTCGAATTCGCTAAGAGTGGTAATTATAGGGATGCAATAAAAGAATTAGAGGATAGTTATGGTTTTCATCTACATTATATTAAGTCATCAGATAGACTATTCGTCCTTCTAGCTTCAGAAGACATCGTAAATAAAGTAATCAATGGTAGGGCTCTAATCTCCTATAAAGATGGAGTAGTTTACTTGACGAGAGCTAATGACAAAATTAGCTTGAAGAGTATTTACAATATATTCTACTCAAGAATACACGGGGGAACCGATATAAATAAAGATATAAGTGAAGCTAGTAAAAGGATTGAGGAATGTATAAAACTAAAGGAGGAAGTTTGGACAAATGTGAATGTAGGTAAGTACGAAGTCTTATATAACAAAGATGGTAAACCTAAACAAGTGAATGTAGTATTTCCTAGTAAGAAATGCAACTATTTCGAAGATATTGTAGGACTATTAGAACCAAATGTTAAGCTTAATGTAGCCTTGAAAGTTATTAGTGATCTGAAAGATGATATTCCTTACGCCGTTTTGGCATATTTTCTTGAAAAATTCTCCTCAAAAGATGACGAATACATTAGAAAAGCCTTAAATATAAAGGATAAGTTCCCCAAATATATCAATAGTATTGGAAATAACGTTGATCTTTACATCAATAAACTTATCGAAGCATTGAAAAGTAGATATTCCTCTATGTCATCCCCTTGGGATAATACCTTGTTATCATTTGTGAAAAAGAGTTTCACCGGTAGTGATATGGTTGATGACCTTCCGTCCATTAACGTATCTCCTAAAAACTATTGTACCGTTTGCGGAATGCCGATTTACGAGGATTCAGTGAGATTTAAGGAATACAATGAATTGTTAAAGGGCAAAACTGAAATATGGATCCCTAGGGAAAGGGGTTTAGCTGAAATAGATTCAATAAGAGATAGTTGGGCCATATGTCCAATCTGTAACTATGAGGCAAAGGAAATGAAGAGTGAGATGTTACCTCCTTACATAATAGTCTCATTTTATCCTGCAATACCAATAGATCTACTGAGAAGCCTAAGCTTTGATTCCAGTAAACTCTATTCTGATTTCACAAAGGAGGATAATAAGAAGACTAGGCTAAACCCAATTTATAATGATGTTATGACGGACAAAAGCTTCAAACAGATCTATGAGGAAGCAGGAGGAGATATAATAAGAAGAGAAGATGTGACGAATAGTTCTTCAAAGAATGTTAAACCAGATTACCTAGGTTCAAAGATTGTAATTGGCTTAAAGGATGTATTAGGAGAAAGAATATCGACTAGATTAACTAAGAATGAGTTGAATATGTCTTTATCAATAGTTCCATTTATCTCAATTGTCTATTTAGGAGCTCCCTTGTTCATATCATCTAATATTTACGATTTTCCATTAGTCACAAGGAACTTTACAGTAATGTCTGATATAAACTACAATTGGGTAAAGGGAGATGATAATTACTCTACTTTACTCTTGTTATTATCTTATAGGGCTAAGTACTCTGCATTAAAGAATTATTCAACCAAAAACGAATTTGAAAATAACTTAAACTCGATGGTAAATGAAATGGATTTGTACGCATCTGTGGATAAATCCCTTTCCATAATTTCAACCGGGATGGCGGTTGATGATAAATTTTTCTCTAATATTAAATTTTTTGCTAGATTTCTTAACTTCTCGTTAGAAAAGGTGTCCAAGATGGGTGAATCGTTCTCCAGGTCGTTAGGTATAATATCAAGTATATTAAATGAAGTAATAAAAGACAAAAATCCAAGTAAACATGACGTAATAGGTTTCCTAAGGGATGGTATAGATATCTTTTTTAAAACCACAATAATAAAGGAAAAGGAAGATAGGGTAAACATAGCAGCTAGTACTGCACTAAATACCCTACAAACCAAATACTCCATAGGTGACGAAATGTCTAAAAGAATATATCCTCATATAAGGGATATTTTTTCTAATTTATACGAAATAGAGGAGAAAAGTGATCGTAGCTTGGCTATATCCATATCCAATTCGATCGTGAATTGGTTATACGTTTTATTCCTATATAAGAAAAGTGGTGAGAGTTCATGA
- the cas7d gene encoding type I-D CRISPR-associated protein Cas7/Csc2 yields MKAEEAFKSIFGVEVEKVKQYFSDLSKEDPKSVVPQGKVINVYLVIRANNELLIRHEGGEDISLGTFENEKYPIILYDKFQSAYRRKELELLRANYIAKKVEVNKIRGKDDDWFCALRPTAAVKKQEERMGGLCGECPDCMTFGFAVREGGNYNVKSRIEGDLLISTTPESKSVVVRTFNAVDDIKKTTLIGGEEEGAGRTGALFRYSLVKEGTIFVGKIAMKDIGLNDFLVKIATLSTISKLGGRTTDFGNVKVFIPAIMFSTYEISSSYDIFTKVKGKENVEDLIQIINRHLEDIKKGVLVTSKDFSENIQKILFDQNGMLDSDIVLKAWEEAKNFKLSIESSTRSKK; encoded by the coding sequence ATGAAAGCAGAGGAAGCATTCAAATCCATATTTGGAGTAGAAGTAGAAAAGGTAAAACAATATTTTTCTGATCTAAGTAAAGAAGATCCTAAAAGTGTGGTACCACAAGGTAAGGTAATTAACGTATATCTAGTAATAAGGGCAAATAACGAGCTACTAATAAGGCATGAAGGAGGAGAGGATATATCACTAGGAACATTTGAAAATGAGAAATATCCCATAATATTATACGACAAGTTCCAGTCAGCTTACAGAAGAAAAGAACTAGAACTATTGAGAGCTAACTATATTGCAAAGAAAGTAGAGGTGAACAAAATAAGAGGAAAGGACGACGACTGGTTCTGTGCCTTAAGGCCAACTGCTGCGGTTAAGAAACAAGAAGAAAGAATGGGTGGGTTATGTGGAGAGTGCCCAGACTGTATGACATTTGGATTTGCAGTAAGAGAAGGAGGAAATTACAACGTAAAGAGTAGAATTGAAGGCGACTTACTAATATCTACAACACCAGAATCTAAGAGTGTAGTTGTTAGAACCTTCAATGCAGTTGACGATATTAAAAAAACCACCTTAATTGGAGGAGAAGAGGAGGGTGCAGGGAGAACTGGAGCACTGTTCAGATACTCATTAGTAAAGGAAGGTACAATATTTGTAGGAAAAATTGCTATGAAGGATATTGGCTTAAACGACTTCCTAGTGAAAATTGCAACCCTATCAACTATTAGCAAATTAGGAGGAAGGACCACTGACTTCGGTAACGTAAAAGTCTTCATTCCGGCCATAATGTTTAGCACTTACGAAATATCCTCAAGCTACGACATATTTACCAAAGTTAAAGGCAAGGAAAATGTTGAAGACTTAATACAAATAATAAATAGACACTTAGAAGACATAAAGAAAGGAGTATTAGTAACATCTAAGGACTTCTCTGAAAACATACAGAAGATATTGTTTGACCAAAACGGTATGTTAGATAGTGACATAGTACTAAAAGCCTGGGAGGAGGCAAAGAACTTTAAGCTATCAATAGAGTCGTCCACCAGATCTAAGAAGTGA
- the cas2 gene encoding CRISPR-associated endonuclease Cas2, with translation MKLLVVYDVSDDSKRNKLANNLKKLGLERIQRSAFEGDIDSQRVKDLIRVVKLIIDTNTDIVHIIPLGIRDWERRIVIGKEGLEEWLV, from the coding sequence GTGAAGCTATTGGTAGTTTATGACGTTTCTGACGATAGTAAGAGGAATAAGCTAGCAAATAACTTGAAGAAACTTGGATTGGAGAGGATTCAGAGAAGTGCATTTGAAGGTGATATAGATAGTCAAAGAGTTAAGGATTTGATAAGAGTGGTTAAGTTAATTATTGACACTAATACTGACATAGTTCACATAATTCCTTTAGGTATAAGGGATTGGGAGAGAAGGATTGTGATAGGTAAGGAGGGATTGGAGGAATGGTTAGTGTAA
- the cas6 gene encoding CRISPR system precrRNA processing endoribonuclease RAMP protein Cas6 has protein sequence MYTLHKLKVMISPFITSDYTGKFVKSLLINANPSFTDVFENPSYPTPKPIRITPLLRGDEKFPTQAIYPKKFSRNNNNKDDQIPSIQIGGEYYFLVGIRSDLQKDLMQALANLFTSIKFKYGNFDVSVKVIGYEQIDVSYPVNYDYLYIKFISPTIFNDPFSRIAGVDRENIKRFSPIPPIIFSTNVYEILREKYGKTTIRLGYAFYESHNNIETVKRIWYYYDGKWLPGIIGYAKFIRKSKVKREALEDFVKILTHAQIMGVGTGRANGFGYVIIETKKGTDKNSPN, from the coding sequence GTGTATACCCTGCACAAATTAAAAGTCATGATATCACCGTTCATCACGTCAGATTACACTGGTAAATTCGTAAAAAGCTTATTAATAAACGCTAATCCCTCATTTACTGATGTATTTGAAAATCCCTCCTATCCAACTCCTAAACCCATAAGAATTACACCACTCTTAAGAGGAGATGAGAAATTTCCAACACAAGCGATCTACCCTAAGAAGTTTAGTAGGAATAATAATAATAAGGATGATCAAATACCTTCGATTCAGATTGGAGGGGAATATTATTTCCTTGTTGGAATAAGGAGCGATTTACAAAAGGATCTTATGCAAGCTTTAGCGAACTTGTTCACAAGCATTAAGTTTAAGTACGGAAATTTCGACGTTAGTGTGAAAGTTATAGGATATGAGCAAATTGACGTTAGTTACCCCGTGAATTATGATTATCTTTATATAAAGTTTATCTCACCTACCATTTTTAATGATCCATTTTCAAGAATCGCTGGAGTTGACAGAGAGAACATTAAGAGATTTAGCCCAATCCCTCCTATAATTTTCTCAACTAACGTATATGAAATTCTGAGAGAAAAATATGGAAAAACCACGATAAGGTTAGGTTATGCATTCTATGAATCTCACAACAATATTGAAACAGTAAAGAGAATATGGTATTATTATGATGGGAAATGGTTACCCGGGATAATTGGTTATGCAAAGTTCATTAGAAAGAGTAAGGTTAAAAGGGAAGCCCTAGAGGACTTTGTGAAGATTTTAACCCATGCACAAATAATGGGAGTTGGAACCGGGAGAGCTAATGGGTTTGGTTACGTTATAATAGAGACTAAAAAAGGAACAGACAAGAACAGTCCTAATTAA
- the cas4 gene encoding CRISPR-associated protein Cas4, producing the protein MVSVTDLKDFTLCKVIPWIRKKMGWREPITNSQRIAKKVNLKEIVSDFPEPKYYEVHLKDKDSGLNGIVDVLTEDSVIEIKAFHRRFYNHFRIQLLAYAYLAERNGFRVRSSILLMNKEKKINIEVRREHVEYIHKVVNQLIDSIEDDSPPVVNPSPLLCKACQYRRVCPVSVLL; encoded by the coding sequence ATGGTTAGTGTAACTGACTTAAAGGACTTCACTCTGTGTAAGGTCATACCATGGATAAGGAAGAAGATGGGTTGGAGAGAGCCAATAACGAATAGTCAGAGGATAGCTAAGAAAGTGAATTTAAAGGAAATTGTGAGTGATTTCCCAGAACCTAAATATTATGAAGTACATTTAAAGGATAAGGATAGTGGATTAAACGGGATAGTTGACGTTTTGACTGAGGATAGTGTAATAGAGATTAAGGCATTTCACAGAAGATTCTACAACCACTTTAGAATACAGTTGCTAGCTTACGCTTACTTAGCTGAGAGAAATGGGTTTAGGGTGAGGAGTTCCATATTACTAATGAACAAGGAGAAGAAGATAAACATTGAGGTTAGAAGAGAGCACGTCGAATACATACATAAAGTAGTTAATCAGTTAATCGACAGTATAGAAGATGATAGTCCTCCTGTCGTCAATCCCTCACCCCTACTATGTAAAGCTTGTCAGTATAGGAGAGTTTGTCCAGTTAGCGTTTTGTTGTGA